The genomic DNA TCCCGCGCGCGCTTGCGGGCCAGGAACGGCGCCATGTGCCGGCGCGGCTCGTCGGTGGCGAAGGCCGCGCCGAAGGCGTCGACGCTGCGGTCCAGGCCGGCCTCGACCGTGGACGTTTCCCAATAGCGCAGCAGCGCCTTCTGTGAGCGCACGGCCAGCGGTCCGCTGGCCGCGATGGGCGCGACGGTGCGCTCGACCAGCGCGTCCAGCTCGCCGGCCTCGCACAGGAATTGCAGGAAGCCCCAGCGCAGCGCCTGCTCGGCATCGACCGTGGCGCCGGTCAGCAGCAGCCAGTTGGTGGCCCCCGGGCCGATCAGGGACGGCAGCAGCACGGCGTGGATCACCGACGGAATGCCGACCTGCACCTCCGGCATGCCGAAGACGCCGTCGCGCGAACCCAGGCGGATGTCGCAGGCCGCCGCCAGTTCCATGCCGGCGCCCAGGCAGAAGCCGGGCAGGCGGGCGATGGTCGGCACCGGCACCGCGCGCACCGCTTCGCATAGGTCGCGCAGGCGGGTGATGAAGGCGCGGCCGCCGTCCGGATCGAGTTCGGCCATCTCATAGATGTTGGCGCCGCCGACGAAGGCCTTGTCGCCGCTGCCGCGCAGCACCAGCGCGCGGGCGTCGGCCTGCGCGGCGATCCAGCGCACGGCTTCGGTCAGGCCCAGCGTGACCGGCGAGGCCAGGATGTTCAGGCTCTTGGCGTCGTCGATCCGCAGCGTGTAGACGCCGCGCGCGTCGCGCTCGATGTGGCTGTGGGGGAAGGCGGGAATCGGGGCGCTCATGGCGGGCTTGTCTCCGTGAAGTCGGGGGATGCCACTCATGCTAGGCCCCGCGGTTGATCACGACAAACAAGTAATTTTCATGGAATGAGTCCCGGTTGGAATAAATCTGCCCATGAACGGGACGGCCCGCGCGAGCGCCACGACGTCGACGCCGGCCACGCGCCTAGCGGTCCGCGACCGTGGTCAA from Achromobacter xylosoxidans includes the following:
- a CDS encoding enoyl-CoA hydratase, with protein sequence MSAPIPAFPHSHIERDARGVYTLRIDDAKSLNILASPVTLGLTEAVRWIAAQADARALVLRGSGDKAFVGGANIYEMAELDPDGGRAFITRLRDLCEAVRAVPVPTIARLPGFCLGAGMELAAACDIRLGSRDGVFGMPEVQVGIPSVIHAVLLPSLIGPGATNWLLLTGATVDAEQALRWGFLQFLCEAGELDALVERTVAPIAASGPLAVRSQKALLRYWETSTVEAGLDRSVDAFGAAFATDEPRRHMAPFLARKRAREAQ